One Glandiceps talaboti chromosome 2, keGlaTala1.1, whole genome shotgun sequence genomic region harbors:
- the LOC144447050 gene encoding HEAT repeat-containing protein 5B-like, with protein MELSHSLLLNEEALSQIAESKKPVFIFEWLRFLDKVLTAAQKSDIKESQKKLVEQLLNQIQESPGPPTRKLLGKCLATLYFVGDTFTLFETVNRCNDIIKSKDDSPSFLPTRLAAVACIGSMYEKLGRMVGGTFPETIQNLIRALKNAESQGRSEIMLCLQNIIAGLGTAAQSYHKEIYKATKNCLVDRSMSVRCAAAKCMLELLNWATFVYTSELETMASQCFRSLDSSNYDVRCGVAKLLGVLVATSQTYRPRPTAKKVSIEEALNLLASGFLKGGSGFLKGGGGELLKGGTVNREIRVGVTQAYVVFVKTLGGLWLERNVSVLLTHVLELVAHPRAAPTHVDAVYARKCVNFILRKIVGGMFGEKAQRSSAREICQIITKQMNLVSDDSLDGTDSKTSNADITTSQHVLVCALQELGNLVKGLGTCATPLVAEAATGILEPVISVLLHPSPAARLAAAWCLRCIAVALPSQLMILIDRCMDRINSLKASPEAVSGYSFALAALLGGVHECPLGIPHAKGKAIFSIGEDLLRTASQNSRMSLHRTQAGWLILGAVMTLGSPVLKQHVPKMLLLWRNAFPRSAKELESEKARGDAFTWQVTLEGRAGALCAMHSFIVHCPELVSDDVVRRLMTPLDCAMSMMANIPGVIKMYGAHLKASAAMVRLRLYGTLALLPAVSYEGMLSSLLRELVAEFTLTDNPANTTTSLLRNVCHQDDSIILQSWLQETDHKSIEMQLQPNSASGSGALEHDPSSIYLRIGPSEAVPGPLPLGVAVIDASVLLFGKVFPRVAQKHRYQMLEHFGECIKQAKSSRQQAVQANIFTAVLSALKGLADAKGRLKSVDVQRIANSLIMSALTNSNPILRCAAGEAVGRMAQVIGDSSFIAQTAQTCFDRLKTSRDVVSRTGNSLALGCLHRYVGGMGAGHHLNTSVSILLALAQDVTSPQVQAWSLHALALIADSGGPMFRGFVEPTLSLCLQLLLTVPPSTVEVHQCLGRCMAALITTLGPELQSNTMTLSTCRSSCLVGCAIMQDHHDSLVGAEAIACLQQLHMFAPRHVNLSTLVPYLCHMLNSPHLLLRRSGVACLRQLSQREAREVCEHAMTMVREGSFQTNTDEKDKLSITVETGLEGALFQMLDTETDIKLKSDSHDTLISMLQELAADHLTHWLYLCKNVLQASTDTKMSMSGKEDHADKEEKDDEGGDDEQTFKAPDVVVTHPKVPPRWPTRVFATESVRKVISVCDGNTVHFDLALARERKSSERKGDYLVLHLSDLVGMAFMAATSDSDQLRKAGLELLQDIINKFAKVPEPEFPGHFILEQFQAQVGAALRPAFSPDTPPDVTAMACQVSSAWIGSGVAHDLNDLRRVHQLLVSSLAKLKTGKGAPSMLYSESATTMEKLAVLKAWAEVYIVAMQQSQAPPLPATEASNGNDFDDDKPTESLLTLVQPELASLSRHWLAALRDHALLSLTPAYSSQLPPEGGAFYNAETMDSARPHYRKSWAPILYAAALWLNDRGFANVDKEKKDRSDSFGSRTTPMVGLGGASVMAATEKTSDEVSSDRFHLIQGICIEALCNPRSSEPLETITKCLKALYVLLDSPLPRSKLGSDQILAIELLNVLHRLLLTREMPVTQLLVMDVVKQVVGAMEEHVDKQKQELEKAADEKKDSVIVGEGGEDGEIIPGKSFIFATLEVCLCVLIRQVPALNPSMPNSTIQSVAKRLQLSEESNQLVSLAVSVMAKLPDLCTPAGSVSILPTILFLTTGVIRETAIKTGDTNIALPVATSLQSLKTLASSHYVQNSQCSEEWIGLLRSALATILDYAKPGEDTKESSKIDEISILLAVAVFVLSAPPSVSTVPTLQSQCIDLFTTAFQSSKHMVRIKCLQTLMSIFQHPCRDVSTPYIHILGPKIVEYLHQVSSNISKYEDEFAVVIEALKTLENFVALTDESFRVQMVALLVPILISLLLDSNTLPAASKLGRSLHDFALQRLMKIGPQYPAAFKTIMGSAPNLKTKLEAAVRANQSMAKKTASMAAAQKPKTVQPAQPSIKLKTNFLNFTG; from the exons GGCTGCTGTTGCTTGCATTGGTAGTATGTATGAGAAGTTAGGGAGAATGGTTGGTGGCACATTCCCAGAAACCATACAAAATCTAATTAGAGCTTTGAAGAATGCAGAA TCACAGGGCCGTAGTGAGATTATGTTATGCCTTCAGAATATCATTGCTGGTCTTGGCACTGCAGCACAGTCATACCATAAAGAGATCTACAAAGCAACAAAGAACTGCCTGGTTGATAGAAGTATGTCAGTTAGGTGTGCTGCAGCCAAG TGCATGCTGGAGTTGCTGAATTGGGCAACATTTGTATACACGTCAGAGTTAGAGACTATGGCTAGTCAGTGCTTCCGTTCTCTGGACAGTTCAAACTATGATGTGAGATGCGGTGTTGCTAAGTTACTGGGAGTATTGGTAGCTACATCACAAACCTATAGACCTAGGCCAACAG CAAAGAAAGTTTCAATAGAAGAGGCCCTCAATCTTTTAGCATCTGGTTTTCTGAAGGGTGGATCAGGATTTCTGAAGGGTGGTGGTGGGGAGTTACTGAAAGGTGGAACTGTTAACAGGGAAATCAGGGTTGGCGTAACACAG GCATATGTTGTGTTTGTTAAAACACTTGGAGGACTGTGGCTGGAGAGAAATGTCTCAGTACTCCTGACACATGTATTAGAGTTAGTAGCCCATCCTAGGGCTGCCCCAACACATGTAGATGCTGTGTACGCCCGGAAATGTGTGAATTTCATCTTACGTAAGATAGTTGGTGGTATGTTTGGAGAGAAAGCTCAACGGTCATCAGCAAGAGAAATCTGTCAGATAATCACCAAACAGATGAATTTAGTTA GTGATGATAGTCTAGATGGCACAGACAGTAAAACTAGTAATGCTGACATCACAACAAGTCAACATGTCTTGGTCTGTGCTTTACAAGAACTAGGAAATCTTGTCAAAGGTCTTGGAACATGTGCCACACCTCTTGTAGCTGAGGCTGCCACAG GTATCTTAGAACCAGTGATATCAGTATTGCTGCATCCATCACCAGCTGCCAGACTTGCTGCAGCATGGTGTCTACGTTGTATAGCAGTAGCACTGCCATCTCAATTGATGATTCTGATTGATAGATGTATGGATAGAATTAACAGTCTGAAAGCCTCACCAGAAGCAGTGTCAGGGTACAGCTTTGCACTGGCTGCACTACTAGGAGGAGTACATGAATGTCCATTAGGAATACCACATGCCAAGGGCAAG GCCATATTTAGTATTGGAGAAGATTTGTTGAGGACAGCATCACAGAATAGTCGTATGTCACTCCATAGAACACAGGCAGGCTGGCTTATTTTAGGCGCTGTGATGACACTGG GTTCACCAGTCTTAAAGCAGCATGTACCCAAGATGTTGTTACTGTGGAGGAATGCCTTCCCTAGATCTGCCAAGGAGTTAGAGTCAGAGAAAGCAAGGGGTGATGCATTTACATGGCAGGTTACATTGGAAGGAAGAGCTGGAGCTCTGTGTG CAATGCATAGTTTCATTGTCCACTGCCCAGAACTAGTATCCGATGATGTTGTTAGAAGACTGATGACACCACTAGACTGTGCTATGTCTATGATGGCAAA CATTCCAGGTGTCATAAAGATGTATGGTGCCCATCTCAAGGCATCAGCTGCAATGGTGAGATTACGACTTTATGGAACTCTGGCCTTGTTACCTGCTGTATCCTATGAAG GAATGCTAAGTTCATTACTTCGAGAACTAGTGGCTGAATTCACCCTCACAGACAATCCTGCCAATACAACCACATCATTGCTACGTAATGTGTGTCACCAAGATGACAGCATCATTCTGCAGTCATGGTTACAGGAGACAGACCACAAGTCTATTGAGATGCAGCTTCAGCCTAACAGTGCATCAGGGTCTGGTGCATTAGAACATGACCCTTCCTCCATCTACTTACGGATTGGacca aGTGAAGCTGTACCAGGTCCACTACCCCTTGGTGTTGCTGTGATTGATGCCTCAGTTTTACTCTTTGGCAAAGTGTTTCCCAGAGTAGCTCAGAAACACAGATATCAAATGTTGGAACATTTTGGAGAGTGTATAAAACAGGCCAAATCAAGTCGACAACAGGCAGTCCAAGCTAATATATTCACAGCTGTACTTAGTGCACTCAAG GGATTAGCTGATGCAAAGGGAAGACTAAAGTCTGTAGATGTACAGAGGATAGCCAACAGTCTTATCATG AGTGCTTTAACCAATTCCAATCCAATCTTGCGATGTGCAGCTGGTGAAGCTGTGGGTAGAATGGCCCAGGTCATAGGTGATAGTTCATTCATTGCACAGACAGCccagacatgttttgacag GTTAAAGACATCACGTGATGTAGTATCAAGGACAGGTAATTCCTTAGCATTGGGATGTCTACATAGATATGTAGGTGGTATGGGTGCAGGTCATCATCTTAATACAAGTGTTAGTATACTGCTGGCTTTGGCTCAAGACGTCACATCACCTCAAGTACag GCATGGTCACTGCATGCTCTAGCCCTGATTGCAGACTCTGGTGGTCCAATGTTCCGTGGTTTTGTAGAGCCAACGTTATCACTGTGTCTACAGTTGTTACTGACAGTTCCTCCATCAACAGTTGAAGTTCACCAGTGTCTTGGTAGATGTATGGCTGCTCTTATCACAACACTAGGTCCAGAATTACAAT CCAATACAATGACCCTGTCCACCTGTAGATCATCATGTTTGGTTGGTTGTGCCATAATGCAGGATCACCATGACTCATTAGTTGGAGCTGAAGCCATAGCCTGTTTACAACAGTTACATATGTTTGCACCAAGACATGTCAACTTGTCTACTCTTGTACCATATCTATGT CATATGTTAAATAGTCCACATTTACTACTACGGAGGTCAGGTGTGGCTTGTTTACGTCAATTATCACAACGTGAAGCTAGGGAAGTATGTGAACATGCCATGACTATGGTTAGAGAAGGTAGTTTCCAAACTAATACTGATGAAAAGGACAAATTATCAATCACAG tgGAAACTGGTCTGGAAGGAGCATTATTCCAGATGTTAGACACAGAAACTGATATTAAGTTGAAGTCAGATAGCCATGATACTCTCATTAGTATGTTACAAGAATTAGCAGCTGATCATCTCACACATTGGTTATATCTATGTAAGAATGTCTTACAAGCATCTACTG ACACCAAGATGTCAATGTCTGGAAAAGAAGACCATGCTGATAAAGAGGAGAAAGATGATGAAGGTGGAGATGATGAACAAACATTTAAAGCTCCTGATGTAGTTGTCACACATCCTAAAG TACCACCAAGATGGCCGACCAGAGTGTTTGCTACAGAGAGTGTAAGAAAGGTGATATCTGTTTGTGATGGTAATACAGTACATTTTGATCTGGCACTGGCAAGAGAAAGGAAGTCAAGTGAAAGGAAAG GTGATTACTTGGTGTTACATCTATCAGACCTTGTGGGGATGGCATTTATGGCTGCCACCAGTGACAGTGATCAACTGAGGAAAGCAGGTCTAGAATTGTTACAAGATATTATTAATAAGTTTGCCAAAGTACCAGAACCTGAATTTCCAGGACATTTTATCCTAGAACAGTTTCAAGCACAG GTTGGAGCTGCTCTCAGACCAGCATTCTCTCCAGATACACCACCAGATGTTACTGCTATGGCTTGCCAG GTTTCCAGTGCATGGATTGGTAGTGGTGTAGCCCATGATCTCAATGATTTAAGACGTGTACATCAACTACTTGTATCATCACTAGCCAAACTAAAGACTGGCAAAGGAGCACCATCTATGCTGTACAGTGAAAGTGCTACTACTATGGAGAAACTGGCAGTACTCAAAGCATGGGCTGAg GTTTATATTGTTGCTATGCAACAGAGTCAAGCTCCACCCCTTCCAGCCACTGAAGCATCAAATGGTAATGACTTTGACGATGACAAACCAACAGAAAGTTTACTAACATTAGTACAACCAGAACTAGCATCACTAAGCAGACACTGGTTAGCTGCACTCAGAGACCATGCACTGTTATCACTGACCCCTGCTTACTCCAGTCAGTTACCACCAGAAGGTGGTGCATTCTATAATGCAGAGACAATGGACAGTGCCAGACCTCATTACAGGAAGTCCTGGGCACCCATACTGTATGCTGCAGCTCTGTGGCTGAATGATAGAGGCTTTGCCAATGTGGACAAGGAGAAGAAGGATAGGAGTGATTCCTTTGGTAGTAGAACGACACCAATGGTGGGATTGGGAGGAGCTTCTGTCATGGCAGCAACTGAGAAGACATCTGATGAAGTCAGTTCAGATAGATTCCACCTAATCCAAG GTATATGTATAGAAGCTTTGTGCAATCCGAGGTCATCAGAACCCCTGGAGACAATTACTAAGTGTTTGAAGGCATTGTATGTACTATTAGATTCACCCTTACCACGTAGTAAATTAGGCAGTGACCAAATATTAGCAATAGAATTACTGAATGTACTACATCGACTTCTACTGACCAGAGAGATGCCAGTCACACAACTTCTTGTGATGGATGTAGTCAAACAGGTGGTTGGTGCAATGGAGGAACATGTTGATAAACAAAAACAGGAATTAG AAAAAGCAGCAGATGAAAAGAAAGATAGTGTGATAGTAGGTGAAGGTGGAGAAGATGGTGAGATTATACCTGGAAAATCATTTATCTTTGCTACATTAgaagtctgtctgtgtgtgttaaTACGTCAGGTTCCTGCCTTGAATCCATCTATGCCAAACTCTACCATACAGAGTGTGGCTAAACGTCTACAGTTATCAGAAGAAAGTAACCAGTTAGTATCACTGGCTGTATCAGTCATGGCAAAACTCCCTGATTTGTGCACTCCTGCAG GAAGTGTATCTATTTTACCAACTATCCTATTTCTTACAACGGGTGTAATCAGAGAAACTGCCATCAAGACAGGGGACACCAACATTGCACTGCCTGTAGCTACATCACTGCAGTCTTTGAAAACACTAGCCTCATCACACTATGTACAAAATAGTCAATGTTCAGAGGAATGGATTGGTCTTCTCAGAAGTGCTCTTGCTACAATCTTAGATTATGCCAAGCCAG GTGAGGATACCAAAGAGAGCAGTAAAATTGATGAAATTAGTATATTATTAGCAGTAGCAGTGTTTGTGCTGTCAGCACCACCATCAGTGTCAACAGTTCCCACCCTTCAATCACAGTGCATTGACCTTTTCACTACAGCATTCCAGTCTAGTAAACACATG GTGCGTATAAAATGTCTGCAGACATTAATGTCAATCTTCCAACATCCATGCCGAGATGTTAGTACTCCATATATCCATATCCTAGGCCCTAAAAtagtagaatatttacatcaagtTAGTAGCAATATATCCAAGTATGAAGATGAGTTTGCTGTGGTAATAGAAGCACTCAAGACACTAGAGAACTTTGTAGCTCTCACAGATGAATCATTTA GAGTTCAAATGGTTGCCTTACTAGTACCCATTCTGATATCCTTATTATTGGATTCCAACACCTTGCCAGCTGCATCCAAGTTAGGCCGATCCCTCCATGACTTTGCTCTCCAGCGGTTAATGAAGATTGGTCCACAGTACCCTGCAGCCTTCAAGACAATCATGGGCTCTGCTCCAAATCTGAAAACTAAACTAGAGGCTGCAGTGCGTGCCAATCAATCTATGGCCAAGAAGACAGCAAGTATGGCTGCAGCTCAAAAACCAAAGACAGTTCAGCCAGCACAGCCTAGTATTAAGCTGAAAACAAACTTTCTGAATTTCACCGGATAA